Proteins found in one Choloepus didactylus isolate mChoDid1 chromosome 25, mChoDid1.pri, whole genome shotgun sequence genomic segment:
- the LOC119520426 gene encoding 14-3-3 protein zeta/delta-like yields MDKNELVQKAKLAEQAERYDDMAACMKSVTEQGAELSNEERNLLSVAYKNVVGARRSSWRVVSSIEQKTEGAEKKQQMAREYREKIETELRDICNDVLSLLEKFLIPNASQAESKVFYLKMKGDCYRYLAEVAAGDGKKGIVDQSQQAYQEAFEISKKEMQPTHPIRLGLALNFSVFYYEILNSPEKACSLAKTAFDEAIAELHTLSEESYKDSTLIMQLLRDNLTLWTSDTQGDETEAGEGGEN; encoded by the coding sequence ATGGATAAAAATGAGCTGGTGCAGAAGGCCAAACTTGCCGAGCAGGCTGAGCGATATGATGACATGGCAGCCTGCATGAAGTCTGTAACTGAGCAAGGAGCTGAATTATCCAATGAGGAGAGGAATCTTCTCTCAGTTGCTTATAAAAATGTTGTAGGAGCTCGTAGGTCGTCTTGGAGGGTCGTCTCAAGTATTGAGCAAAAGACGGAAGGTGCTGAGAAAAAACAGCAGATGGCTcgagaatacagagagaaaattgaGACCGAGCTCAGAGATATCTGCAACGATGTACTGTCTCTTTTGGAAAAGTTCTTGATCCCCAATGCctcacaagcagagagcaaagtcttctatttgaaaatgaaaggagactGCTATCGCTACTTGGCTGAGGTTGCTGCTGGTGATGGCAAGAAAGGGATTGTGGATCAGTCACAACAAGCATACCAAGAAGCATTTGAAATCAGCAAAAAGGAAATGCAACCTACGCATCCTATCAGATTGGGTCTAGCCCTTAACTTTTCTGTGTTCTATTATGAGATTCTGAACTCCCCAGAGAAAGCCTGCTCTCTTGCAAAGACAGCTTTTGATGAAGCCATTGCTGAACTTCATACATTAAGTGAAGAGTCATACAAAGACAGCACGCTAATAATGCAATTACTGAGAGATAACTTGACATTGTGGACATCGgatactcaaggagatgaaacTGAAGCAGGAGAAGGAGGGGAAAATTAA